The Methanooceanicella nereidis genome window below encodes:
- a CDS encoding inositol monophosphatase family protein, giving the protein MSDHDLVRRMAESVMHATKEYIASHEDYSEILKYRLTDTTRKIDMVAEEALNEAILREGIAARVISEELGERILPEGKVPDHTLVFDPVDGSNNVIMGIPYFCASLAISKKAYNATFKDIDAGAVASVSSGTFYAARGEGAFHDGKKISTTVSEAKPRYAIYAYGSGKIPNSIVAIQEENCVVRTIGSIALDICMVACGSFDAVIDSRNKVSAYDIIASGLILQEAGGVISRISGESLDDLPVTIGGISIAGSASDRFHERLLKKINVK; this is encoded by the coding sequence ATGAGCGATCATGATCTTGTCAGGCGAATGGCGGAAAGTGTCATGCACGCCACAAAAGAATATATCGCCTCACATGAAGACTATAGTGAAATATTGAAATACCGCCTGACCGACACTACCCGAAAGATAGATATGGTCGCCGAAGAAGCGCTTAACGAGGCTATTTTAAGAGAAGGCATCGCTGCGAGAGTGATATCTGAAGAGCTCGGGGAAAGGATACTTCCGGAAGGTAAGGTCCCTGACCATACCCTTGTTTTCGACCCCGTCGACGGCTCTAATAATGTAATAATGGGAATACCCTATTTTTGCGCATCCCTGGCCATTTCTAAAAAAGCATACAACGCTACTTTTAAGGATATCGACGCCGGGGCCGTAGCCAGCGTTTCATCGGGAACTTTTTATGCTGCAAGGGGTGAAGGCGCATTCCATGACGGTAAAAAGATCAGCACTACAGTAAGCGAGGCAAAGCCAAGATACGCAATATATGCTTATGGTTCGGGTAAAATACCGAACAGTATCGTCGCTATTCAGGAAGAAAATTGTGTCGTCAGGACTATCGGAAGTATCGCACTGGACATCTGCATGGTAGCTTGCGGCTCATTTGATGCCGTGATAGACTCCAGGAACAAAGTAAGCGCATATGATATCATTGCGTCGGGCCTGATACTTCAGGAGGCAGGCGGAGTCATATCACGAATATCAGGAGAGTCCCTGGATGATCTGCCAGTCACCATTGGAGGCATATCTATAGCCGGGTCCGCCAGCGATAGATTTCATGAAAGATTATTAAAAAAGATAAACGTCAAATAA
- a CDS encoding adenylyl-sulfate kinase, translating into MAWAVWMTGLPGSGKTSVARQTAKRLSAEGIRVKVLELDKVRKVMTPEPKYTQEERDMAYAALAYMAKLLVEENVNVIIDATANLRKYRDAARKLIPQFGEVYIKCPIEICMEREKVRHAKYAPRDIYKKGLTGKSATVPGVNVPYEEPADPIVTVDTEIMKPNKAGIVAAEAIIKRFGMTDERS; encoded by the coding sequence GTGGCATGGGCAGTATGGATGACGGGACTGCCCGGAAGCGGAAAGACTTCTGTGGCGCGCCAGACGGCGAAGAGATTATCGGCCGAAGGTATTCGTGTGAAGGTGCTGGAGCTTGACAAAGTAAGAAAGGTAATGACGCCGGAACCGAAATATACACAGGAGGAGCGGGACATGGCCTACGCGGCTCTCGCTTATATGGCAAAGCTCCTTGTAGAAGAGAATGTCAACGTTATCATCGACGCGACGGCGAATTTGAGAAAATACCGTGATGCTGCCAGGAAGCTGATACCGCAGTTTGGCGAGGTCTATATTAAATGCCCCATCGAGATATGCATGGAAAGGGAAAAGGTCAGGCATGCTAAGTATGCGCCCCGCGACATATACAAAAAAGGACTTACAGGTAAAAGCGCCACCGTACCCGGTGTGAACGTCCCTTATGAGGAGCCGGCGGATCCTATAGTGACCGTGGATACGGAGATCATGAAGCCCAATAAAGCAGGCATCGTCGCCGCGGAAGCAATTATTAAAAGGTTCGGGATGACTGATGAGCGATCATGA
- a CDS encoding phosphotransferase: protein MTDSIQNVESYLEEVYGKPVSVIRVVELGGDGEETELKGFGYGKPYLIDFILGGEERSAVLSSMRVQKGFGHDTFADRAALMLWQNYAYERLPRHARSLDVGYFTKSGKLKSAGDADEYFILMELISGTEYFRDLNRIRDADIFSRLDIDRAVALSDYLVEIHSRKHDDPVLYHRRIRELIGSGECIMGLADSYPEDFEYYSRDDLERMEKECVKWRWKIRPNVKRLCVVHGDFHPWNIMFRNGIDFSVLDRSRGEYGEAADDVSCMSLNYIFYSLQKHGRLQGNFKKLYDSFMQNYLDRTEDEYILSCIQPFYAFRALVVASPLWYPNLDPEVRIKLFNFIDNVLAGDRFDHKNVNQYFMRK, encoded by the coding sequence ATGACGGATAGTATCCAAAACGTTGAGAGTTACCTTGAAGAAGTCTATGGGAAGCCTGTATCGGTAATAAGAGTTGTCGAACTTGGAGGCGACGGAGAAGAAACGGAGCTAAAGGGGTTCGGATACGGTAAGCCATACCTTATAGACTTCATTTTGGGCGGGGAAGAAAGGTCGGCCGTCCTGTCATCGATGCGTGTCCAGAAAGGTTTCGGGCACGATACTTTTGCGGATAGGGCAGCGTTGATGCTCTGGCAGAACTATGCGTATGAAAGGCTGCCGCGACATGCGCGTTCGCTGGACGTCGGATACTTTACAAAGTCCGGAAAACTCAAGAGTGCCGGAGATGCCGACGAATATTTTATTTTAATGGAGCTTATCAGCGGCACCGAATATTTCCGGGACCTGAACCGTATCAGGGATGCGGACATATTCAGCAGGCTCGACATAGACCGGGCTGTGGCGTTATCGGATTATCTTGTTGAGATCCATTCAAGGAAACATGATGACCCCGTCCTTTACCACCGGAGAATAAGGGAGCTTATAGGCTCCGGCGAGTGCATAATGGGGCTCGCTGATAGCTATCCCGAAGATTTTGAGTATTATTCCCGTGATGATCTTGAGAGAATGGAAAAGGAATGCGTAAAATGGCGCTGGAAGATCCGCCCTAACGTAAAAAGGCTTTGCGTCGTCCACGGAGACTTCCACCCGTGGAACATCATGTTCAGGAACGGTATCGATTTTTCGGTGCTGGACAGGAGCAGGGGCGAATACGGAGAAGCTGCGGATGACGTATCATGCATGAGCCTGAACTATATCTTTTACTCGCTTCAAAAACACGGCAGGCTTCAGGGTAATTTTAAAAAGCTCTATGACAGCTTCATGCAGAATTACCTGGACAGGACCGAAGATGAGTATATACTAAGCTGTATACAGCCTTTTTATGCTTTCAGGGCCCTGGTTGTGGCCAGCCCGCTATGGTATCCGAACCTGGACCCGGAAGTCCGGATCAAGCTATTCAATTTTATAGATAACGTGCTTGCTGGCGATAGATTCGACCATAAGAACGTGAACCAGTACTTTATGAGGAAGTAA
- a CDS encoding PfkB family carbohydrate kinase: protein MVDLIVVGTVALDTVRTPFGEVVETLGGSAVYSSIAASNFSKVGIVGVVGKDFPDHHIDFLRQRGVDTEGLEVKENGETFRWKGYYEYDMNQAHTLDTKLNVLAEFNPTIPDAYRDSEYVFLANTDPEIQMNVFRQMRKPKLVMMDTMNFWIESKRDSLEKMIEKVDVVLTNEGEARQFFETPNLIKAGRSFLDMGPKAAIIKKGEHGALLFTRDSCFSAPGFPLEAVVDPTGAGDSFAGGFIGWLAKTGDMSQRNMRKAVVFGSAIASYNAEDFSLNKLRNITKDDIFNRYMMFQDIVSF from the coding sequence ATGGTAGATCTTATAGTCGTAGGTACGGTAGCGCTTGATACGGTAAGGACGCCATTCGGCGAGGTAGTCGAAACTCTTGGAGGCTCGGCGGTATACTCATCCATCGCCGCGAGCAACTTCTCGAAAGTGGGTATAGTAGGGGTCGTCGGAAAAGACTTCCCTGATCACCATATCGACTTTTTAAGGCAAAGAGGCGTCGACACGGAAGGTCTTGAAGTCAAAGAGAACGGCGAGACGTTCAGGTGGAAAGGCTATTACGAGTACGATATGAACCAGGCGCACACGCTCGATACAAAGCTTAACGTGCTTGCCGAGTTCAACCCCACCATACCCGATGCTTACCGGGACAGCGAATACGTGTTCCTGGCTAACACCGACCCGGAAATACAGATGAACGTGTTCAGGCAGATGCGCAAGCCTAAGCTCGTCATGATGGACACGATGAACTTTTGGATAGAGAGTAAAAGAGACTCCCTTGAAAAGATGATCGAGAAGGTGGACGTCGTCCTTACAAACGAGGGCGAGGCCCGCCAGTTTTTCGAGACGCCGAACCTGATCAAAGCAGGGCGCTCATTCCTTGATATGGGCCCGAAGGCAGCGATCATCAAGAAAGGCGAGCATGGCGCTTTACTGTTCACCAGGGATTCCTGCTTTAGCGCGCCGGGATTCCCGCTTGAGGCGGTCGTCGACCCGACGGGAGCCGGAGACTCGTTCGCGGGCGGTTTTATTGGATGGCTGGCGAAGACAGGCGACATGAGCCAGAGAAACATGCGTAAGGCGGTCGTGTTCGGAAGCGCCATAGCATCGTATAACGCTGAGGATTTCAGCCTTAACAAGCTCAGGAACATTACAAAAGACGACATCTTCAATAGATATATGATGTTCCAGGACATAGTTTCATTTTGA
- the ahcY gene encoding adenosylhomocysteinase, producing MKEKDYAVKDIKLAKQGQERIEWARRHMPVLGKIKEEFEKAKPLKGVNVIACLHVTVETANLIEALIAGGANVALTASNPLSTQDDVAAALAKKGVKVYAIRGEDEKQYYENIESALKIKPNITLDDGADVIATVHSKHKEYLKSIYGGCEETTTGVIRLRAMAKDKALKYPVVAVNDAETKMMFDNRYGTGQSTLHGIINATNVLLAGKTVVVVGYGWCGRGCASRAKGMGSNVVVVEINARKALEAAMDGFQVMDMKEAAKVGDIFITVTGDIAVIRGEHFKLMKDQAIVCNSGHFNVELALDELKKMSKSVTTVKADVDEYLLKGGNRIYVLGEGRLVNLACAFGHPPEVMDMSFANQALCVKYIAENHKKLKNDVYKVPEEIDTRVAEMKLESMGIKLEKLTKEQEKYLSSWSMGT from the coding sequence ATGAAAGAGAAAGATTACGCGGTCAAGGATATAAAGCTGGCAAAGCAGGGCCAGGAAAGGATAGAGTGGGCAAGAAGGCATATGCCCGTACTTGGTAAGATCAAGGAAGAGTTCGAGAAGGCAAAGCCTTTGAAAGGCGTCAATGTCATCGCATGCTTACACGTCACAGTAGAGACTGCGAACCTGATCGAGGCATTGATAGCAGGAGGCGCGAATGTCGCTTTGACTGCTTCCAACCCGTTATCCACGCAGGACGACGTTGCCGCAGCCCTCGCAAAGAAAGGGGTCAAGGTATACGCTATCAGGGGAGAGGACGAGAAACAGTACTATGAGAACATCGAGTCCGCATTAAAGATTAAGCCGAACATCACCCTTGACGACGGCGCAGACGTCATAGCTACGGTGCACTCAAAGCACAAGGAATATCTTAAGTCCATATACGGAGGATGCGAAGAGACAACCACCGGCGTTATACGCCTCAGGGCCATGGCAAAGGACAAGGCGTTAAAGTACCCGGTAGTAGCGGTCAACGATGCGGAAACCAAAATGATGTTCGACAACAGGTATGGCACCGGACAGAGCACCCTTCACGGCATAATCAACGCGACTAACGTACTGCTTGCCGGAAAGACTGTGGTCGTAGTAGGCTACGGATGGTGCGGACGCGGCTGCGCTTCAAGAGCGAAGGGAATGGGATCGAACGTCGTCGTGGTAGAGATCAACGCACGCAAAGCTCTAGAAGCCGCAATGGATGGTTTCCAGGTCATGGACATGAAAGAGGCTGCAAAGGTCGGAGACATCTTCATTACCGTCACCGGGGACATAGCGGTCATTCGCGGCGAGCACTTCAAGCTTATGAAAGACCAGGCGATAGTCTGCAACTCCGGACACTTCAACGTCGAGCTTGCGCTGGACGAGCTAAAGAAGATGTCAAAGAGCGTAACGACCGTTAAGGCGGATGTAGACGAGTATCTGCTCAAGGGCGGTAACAGGATATATGTCCTGGGAGAAGGCAGGCTTGTAAACCTGGCCTGTGCTTTCGGTCACCCGCCCGAGGTCATGGACATGAGCTTCGCGAACCAGGCTTTATGTGTAAAGTATATAGCCGAGAATCACAAGAAGCTTAAGAATGATGTCTATAAGGTACCGGAAGAGATCGACACCAGAGTGGCCGAGATGAAGCTGGAATCCATGGGCATCAAGCTGGAAAAGCTGACCAAAGAACAGGAGAAATACTTGAGCTCCTGGAGCATGGGTACATAA
- a CDS encoding Lrp/AsnC family transcriptional regulator: protein MAERAIDEIDMKIISELSRDSNISHTELASLCGITRQTVASRIKNLEREGVIKNFRAVIDYTKIGFGAFFLLFLKLDVTDQKLTREFINKLKDDPNVLMDVSITGEWDVMLLLAFHDVREYETYINEMRIRMGPILKDTKSHVILNFYKSLDDYVPR from the coding sequence ATGGCCGAGCGAGCGATCGATGAAATAGATATGAAAATAATATCGGAGCTGTCGAGAGACTCTAACATCTCTCATACTGAACTGGCATCTTTATGCGGGATAACCCGCCAGACAGTAGCTTCGCGGATAAAGAACCTGGAAAGGGAAGGGGTCATAAAAAATTTCCGGGCTGTAATAGACTATACTAAAATAGGCTTCGGAGCGTTCTTTTTATTGTTCCTTAAGCTTGACGTCACTGATCAAAAGCTGACCCGCGAGTTCATAAATAAATTAAAGGATGATCCGAACGTGCTGATGGACGTCTCTATTACGGGAGAGTGGGACGTCATGCTGTTGCTGGCATTCCACGATGTCCGGGAATATGAGACCTATATCAATGAAATGAGGATACGGATGGGCCCGATATTAAAAGATACCAAGAGCCATGTCATATTGAATTTCTATAAAAGCCTGGACGATTACGTGCCCCGGTGA
- a CDS encoding metal-dependent hydrolase → MRITWHGHSAFEIEDSLLTFIDPFILGNRMAEIKWEDIDPDVIAVTHGHSDHLGDTISIAKSTECKVVAVNELAKYLQTRGIDAIGANIGGTIEIEDTKYTFVPAMHSNGIDEAGFGWDAGSPAGIVVRDGVSIYHAGDTAIFNDMTLIHELYRPKVAMLPIGGRFTMDIEGALLAVKLIKPQLVIPMHYNTFDVIKADVGKFQRMVEDQTDAEVIILESGVPVEV, encoded by the coding sequence ATGAGAATAACCTGGCATGGCCATTCGGCTTTTGAGATAGAGGATAGCCTTTTGACATTTATTGACCCGTTCATTCTGGGTAACAGGATGGCTGAGATCAAATGGGAAGACATCGACCCTGACGTGATAGCCGTCACCCACGGACATTCGGACCACCTGGGAGATACGATAAGCATCGCGAAGTCGACAGAATGTAAAGTCGTCGCGGTGAACGAGCTGGCGAAATATTTGCAGACACGAGGCATCGACGCCATCGGAGCGAATATCGGCGGCACCATAGAGATCGAGGATACGAAATATACTTTTGTACCCGCGATGCATTCGAACGGCATCGATGAGGCTGGTTTCGGGTGGGACGCAGGTAGCCCTGCGGGCATAGTGGTCAGGGACGGAGTGTCAATATACCATGCAGGGGATACAGCCATATTTAACGATATGACCCTCATACATGAGCTTTACAGGCCTAAAGTAGCGATGCTGCCCATCGGAGGCAGGTTTACAATGGACATAGAAGGTGCTCTTCTGGCTGTGAAATTGATCAAGCCGCAACTAGTGATTCCTATGCACTATAACACATTTGACGTGATCAAGGCTGACGTCGGTAAATTCCAGAGAATGGTGGAAGACCAGACCGACGCTGAAGTGATAATCCTTGAAAGCGGAGTGCCTGTAGAGGTTTAG
- a CDS encoding DUF362 domain-containing protein, with the protein MKFDVVAISKEYPKLGTAAYNNTMEALIMLEQDGQLDNLMLDGKVMIKPNFTQPPNPSLKFGPRKTDLTVHNHVCTDPFSIKAACDFILEHGGEVFVAESTKWPGETQGVFLHQGCETLLEEIDVKLFDLLTNSQEERAVVYPSRVWNEDFAEIEVNKKYTEVNVIINMAKLKSHSNSLVTGCIKNMYGALEPANRRSEGHYCADPLWADISRRDMARGYKLLCETFVQVHDAVFRHIGIDEICVIEGIISGEGDGPLYKPAMPRQENIIMASVNNPATIDAAESYYMGFSPDFLRSYAEYRLMELDHIPDEEFLDSYADQYFLKLGEEDGMGKIRGFDVFAISSKVEEIIPGENLGLLRRGPVFELPTFVKYAANTPMYEKIPDGGHQFRVEAAA; encoded by the coding sequence ATGAAATTCGACGTGGTCGCGATAAGTAAGGAGTACCCGAAGCTTGGTACCGCTGCTTATAATAACACTATGGAAGCGTTAATAATGCTTGAACAGGACGGGCAGCTGGATAACTTGATGCTGGACGGTAAAGTGATGATAAAGCCAAATTTCACACAGCCTCCGAACCCGTCTCTTAAATTCGGGCCAAGAAAGACAGACCTTACAGTACATAATCACGTATGTACCGACCCTTTCTCCATAAAAGCCGCCTGCGACTTTATTCTGGAGCATGGAGGGGAAGTATTTGTCGCAGAGAGCACAAAATGGCCCGGGGAGACGCAGGGCGTTTTTCTTCACCAGGGGTGTGAGACGCTGCTTGAGGAGATCGACGTTAAGCTATTTGACCTGCTTACGAATTCTCAGGAAGAGCGTGCCGTTGTCTATCCGTCCAGGGTCTGGAATGAGGATTTCGCGGAGATCGAAGTGAATAAAAAATACACGGAAGTCAACGTGATCATAAACATGGCAAAATTGAAGTCGCACAGTAATTCCCTTGTCACGGGATGCATAAAGAACATGTACGGTGCGCTGGAGCCTGCCAACAGAAGATCCGAAGGACACTATTGCGCAGATCCACTGTGGGCGGATATATCAAGGCGTGACATGGCCAGGGGATATAAGCTGTTATGCGAGACGTTCGTGCAGGTACATGACGCGGTTTTCAGGCACATAGGAATAGACGAGATATGTGTCATTGAAGGGATCATTTCAGGTGAGGGTGACGGACCGCTTTATAAGCCTGCAATGCCAAGGCAGGAGAACATCATAATGGCGTCGGTAAACAACCCTGCGACTATCGATGCCGCCGAGAGCTATTATATGGGATTTTCGCCCGACTTCTTAAGGAGCTATGCGGAATACCGCCTGATGGAACTGGATCATATCCCTGACGAAGAGTTCCTTGATTCATACGCAGACCAGTATTTCTTAAAGCTCGGGGAAGAGGATGGCATGGGAAAGATAAGGGGTTTTGATGTCTTTGCTATAAGCTCAAAAGTTGAAGAGATTATCCCCGGTGAAAATTTAGGGCTGTTAAGGAGAGGCCCGGTCTTTGAGCTTCCTACATTCGTAAAGTATGCAGCGAATACTCCTATGTATGAAAAGATACCTGATGGCGGCCATCAGTTCAGGGTCGAAGCCGCTGCGTGA
- a CDS encoding RAD55 family ATPase → MSERVRSGISGLDEILDGGFFAGQTYGVTGGPGSGKSIFSMEFLVKGAQIGEKGLYISSEVSVDKLIKQMPFWDLKEYIDKGDIVPFSTRPQPDEIVVESEKFDLGGLIYLVKHYVKNKGIKRVVFDSITAFVQQYENKKPLRRELNNLIGILESLGCTTILIFENQVFEPTDFMEFVVDGVLELGIIETREDVVRYIQVKKMRGTSHDMNKRAIEIQENGIIVTNLKPFLSG, encoded by the coding sequence ATGAGCGAAAGGGTAAGATCAGGGATATCGGGGCTTGATGAGATACTTGACGGCGGGTTCTTCGCAGGACAGACGTACGGCGTTACCGGCGGCCCGGGCTCCGGAAAAAGTATATTTTCCATGGAATTCCTTGTCAAGGGCGCTCAGATAGGCGAGAAGGGACTTTACATTTCCAGTGAGGTGTCCGTGGATAAGCTTATAAAGCAAATGCCTTTCTGGGACTTAAAAGAGTACATAGACAAGGGCGACATCGTCCCGTTCAGTACCAGGCCTCAGCCTGACGAAATAGTCGTCGAGAGCGAAAAGTTCGATCTTGGCGGCCTCATCTATCTAGTTAAGCATTACGTTAAAAACAAAGGCATAAAGAGAGTGGTATTTGACTCCATAACTGCCTTCGTACAGCAATATGAGAACAAAAAGCCGCTTAGAAGAGAGCTCAATAACCTTATAGGAATACTCGAGAGCCTCGGATGCACCACAATACTGATATTCGAGAACCAGGTATTCGAGCCGACCGACTTCATGGAGTTCGTGGTCGACGGTGTCCTAGAGCTCGGCATAATCGAGACCAGGGAGGATGTCGTCAGGTACATCCAGGTCAAGAAGATGCGCGGCACAAGCCACGATATGAACAAGCGGGCCATAGAGATACAGGAAAACGGCATCATCGTTACAAACCTGAAGCCATTCCTTAGCGGTTAA
- a CDS encoding pyridoxal-phosphate-dependent aminotransferase family protein, giving the protein MANEPLLMIPGPVLLHPRVLQAMSKQMISHRDKAFSAIYDECRFTVKDILNTKNDTYVISGSGSSGMEAAISNLVKGDRIITIVSGKFGERFRDIGKRYGQVTSLEFEWGTPLDLGKIEEELAKGAKVIAMVHNETSAGVKNPAEEVGKLAKKYDALFVMDTVTSAGGDLVEVDKWGVDIAVTGSQKCLGAPSGLATVSVSQKAWDSMVSNPPYYLDLKKYKKSAEKERAETPYTPAITLFYGMQEAMKIIKEEGMENRIARHVQGAKAVRAAAAAIDLELFPVTDKYTVLSNTVTAIKTPAGITDKDLRGTMKAKGVQISGGQDRLDGKIFRIPTMNAFTQEQLEKTFDVLEETLIQFNVLDASKKGAGVEALRKVYKN; this is encoded by the coding sequence ATGGCAAATGAACCGTTACTAATGATACCGGGACCGGTATTGTTGCACCCAAGAGTGCTGCAGGCAATGTCCAAGCAGATGATCAGCCACAGGGATAAGGCATTCTCTGCCATATACGACGAATGCAGATTTACTGTCAAAGACATCTTAAACACGAAAAATGATACCTATGTTATCTCCGGTTCAGGCTCTTCGGGAATGGAGGCGGCGATCTCAAATCTCGTAAAAGGGGACAGGATTATCACCATCGTCAGCGGCAAGTTCGGAGAAAGGTTCAGGGACATCGGAAAGCGCTACGGCCAGGTCACCAGCCTTGAGTTCGAGTGGGGTACGCCCTTAGACCTCGGTAAGATCGAGGAAGAGCTCGCGAAAGGTGCTAAGGTCATCGCAATGGTCCACAACGAGACCTCTGCGGGTGTCAAGAACCCTGCCGAAGAAGTAGGCAAGCTGGCAAAGAAATATGATGCTTTATTCGTCATGGATACGGTCACTTCCGCGGGCGGAGACCTTGTGGAAGTCGATAAGTGGGGCGTGGACATAGCTGTCACCGGATCCCAGAAGTGCCTCGGTGCTCCGTCAGGACTTGCGACGGTCTCCGTCAGCCAGAAGGCATGGGACAGCATGGTAAGCAACCCGCCATACTACCTTGACCTGAAGAAGTACAAGAAGTCGGCGGAAAAGGAAAGGGCAGAGACACCGTACACCCCTGCCATAACCTTATTCTACGGTATGCAGGAAGCTATGAAGATCATCAAGGAAGAAGGAATGGAGAACCGCATAGCAAGGCACGTGCAGGGCGCAAAGGCGGTCCGCGCGGCAGCCGCTGCGATAGACCTTGAGCTGTTCCCGGTCACGGACAAGTACACGGTACTCTCCAACACTGTCACCGCGATAAAGACCCCGGCAGGTATCACCGATAAGGACCTTCGCGGAACGATGAAAGCAAAAGGCGTCCAGATATCCGGCGGCCAGGACAGGCTCGACGGTAAGATCTTCAGGATACCCACGATGAACGCTTTCACGCAGGAACAGCTTGAAAAGACGTTCGACGTGCTTGAAGAGACGCTGATACAGTTCAACGTCCTCGACGCCTCAAAGAAGGGCGCCGGAGTCGAAGCATTAAGAAAAGTTTATAAAAATTGA
- the ribC gene encoding riboflavin synthase — MAKVGIADTAFARYDMGKAAIDELKRHSSVKIERYTVPGIKDLPVACKKLFDEHKCDIVMALGMPGSKPTDKTCAHEASMGIIYCQLMTNKHIIEVFVHEDEAPDGKELAWLMDRRAREHAQNVIKLLFTPKVLEREAGTGQRQGYEDVGPARQ; from the coding sequence ATGGCTAAAGTTGGAATAGCTGATACGGCATTCGCGCGCTACGACATGGGCAAGGCCGCGATCGATGAGCTTAAGAGGCATTCTTCTGTAAAGATAGAGCGATACACAGTGCCTGGCATAAAAGACCTGCCCGTCGCATGCAAGAAACTTTTTGACGAGCATAAATGTGACATAGTCATGGCTCTCGGCATGCCCGGAAGCAAGCCGACTGACAAGACATGCGCTCATGAGGCGAGCATGGGTATCATTTATTGCCAGCTAATGACTAACAAGCATATAATCGAGGTATTCGTCCATGAGGACGAAGCCCCGGATGGCAAAGAGCTTGCATGGCTCATGGACAGGCGTGCGAGAGAGCATGCCCAGAATGTGATAAAATTATTATTCACGCCGAAAGTGTTAGAGCGAGAGGCGGGAACAGGCCAGAGACAGGGATACGAGGACGTAGGTCCTGCAAGGCAGTGA
- the ribH gene encoding 6,7-dimethyl-8-ribityllumazine synthase, which yields MAAAKQEINIGFVVAEFNRDLTWQMELLGKEHASFLGAKVTKVFYVPGVYDMPLAVKKMAEDKSIDAIVTIGSVIEGSTDHDQVVVAQATRKITDLSLEYNKPIALGIAGPGMTRLEAHDRIDYSKRAVEAVVKMVRRIREY from the coding sequence ATGGCAGCAGCAAAGCAAGAAATAAACATCGGTTTCGTTGTCGCGGAGTTTAACCGTGACCTGACATGGCAGATGGAATTACTCGGAAAGGAACATGCGTCGTTCCTGGGTGCAAAGGTTACAAAGGTATTTTACGTCCCGGGAGTCTATGACATGCCCCTTGCCGTAAAAAAGATGGCCGAGGACAAGAGCATCGATGCTATTGTTACCATAGGAAGCGTTATCGAAGGCTCCACGGACCATGACCAGGTAGTTGTGGCTCAGGCGACCAGGAAGATAACCGACCTTTCCCTCGAGTATAATAAGCCCATCGCGCTGGGCATAGCAGGCCCGGGCATGACCAGGCTTGAAGCCCACGATCGTATCGACTACTCTAAGAGAGCGGTCGAAGCAGTCGTCAAAATGGTACGCAGGATCAGAGAATACTGA